The following coding sequences are from one SAR86 cluster bacterium window:
- a CDS encoding adenylosuccinate synthase — MKGNFAVLGLQWGDEGKGKIVNFLSDRANAACRYQGGHNAGHTLIIDGKKIVLHLLPSSICHENALSLIGKGVVISCDALFEEMKQIEPVAKNISQKLKISPACSLIQPYHILVDQLKEKSNSFNTIGTTLRGIGPTYEDKVARRAIRIIDTLSEKKLSEKLEENISYYDFWLEKYFGHSKLDFQAIKDENLKNGEKLKPMLADVSAEIRKLNSENKRVLFEGAQGALLDVDQGTYPYVTSSNCSPAGIASGAGIGPHDIDYILGVVKAYVTRVGEGPMPTEIDDSIGDKIAIKGGEVGATTGRPRRCGWFDAVSVKRVIESNSVSALCLTKMDVLDFLDEIKICVDYRFTDDAEIFSECMDLETAQPEYITCKGWKQSIKGINKIEELPREAIDFYRKIEQLCGISVDVISTAPDDAGTIMLNQSI, encoded by the coding sequence ATGAAGGGTAATTTTGCGGTACTAGGACTTCAATGGGGGGATGAAGGCAAGGGAAAAATTGTAAACTTTTTGTCAGACCGAGCCAACGCAGCTTGCAGGTATCAAGGCGGGCACAACGCTGGTCATACTCTCATCATTGATGGAAAAAAAATTGTTTTGCACTTGCTTCCTTCCTCAATTTGTCATGAAAACGCGTTATCTTTGATTGGAAAGGGAGTAGTGATTTCATGCGATGCACTTTTTGAAGAAATGAAACAAATAGAACCGGTGGCTAAAAATATTTCGCAAAAATTAAAGATAAGCCCTGCTTGTAGTTTGATTCAGCCGTATCATATTTTAGTTGATCAGCTCAAAGAAAAATCAAATAGCTTCAACACCATTGGCACAACTTTGAGGGGCATAGGGCCAACTTATGAAGATAAAGTAGCAAGGCGTGCTATAAGAATTATCGATACTTTGTCTGAGAAAAAATTATCAGAAAAGTTAGAAGAAAATATATCTTATTATGATTTCTGGCTTGAAAAATATTTTGGACATTCGAAACTAGATTTTCAAGCTATCAAGGACGAAAATTTAAAAAATGGCGAAAAACTAAAACCAATGCTTGCAGATGTTTCAGCCGAGATAAGAAAACTAAACAGTGAAAATAAAAGGGTGCTTTTTGAAGGTGCCCAAGGCGCATTATTAGATGTTGATCAAGGGACTTATCCTTATGTGACATCGAGCAATTGCTCTCCAGCAGGAATTGCTTCCGGTGCAGGAATTGGCCCGCATGACATCGATTACATCTTAGGAGTAGTCAAGGCTTATGTTACACGAGTTGGAGAAGGGCCCATGCCAACCGAAATTGATGACTCGATAGGTGATAAAATTGCCATAAAAGGAGGCGAGGTTGGTGCAACAACTGGAAGGCCGAGAAGGTGTGGATGGTTTGATGCAGTTTCAGTAAAAAGGGTTATCGAGTCTAACAGTGTTTCGGCTTTGTGCTTAACAAAAATGGACGTTCTAGATTTTTTAGATGAGATCAAAATTTGCGTAGATTACAGATTCACTGACGATGCTGAAATTTTTTCTGAATGTATGGATCTCGAAACTGCTCAACCTGAATACATAACTTGCAAAGGTTGGAAGCAATCAATTAAGGGAATAAATAAAATAGAAGAGTTGCCTAGAGAGGCGATAGATTTTTACAGAAAAATTGAACAGCTTTGCGGAATTTCTGTGGACGTTATTTCGACTGCCCCCGACGATGCAGGAACAATAATGCTTAATCAAAGCATTTAA
- the nusB gene encoding transcription antitermination factor NusB, with amino-acid sequence MPEKKIFPSPSKKRELILQALYQQEISGDSNTEILKQLKERNKKFNLSELNEFLKGIKKNKKIIDKVIETNSRLNFKDIGQIEISILRSIIYEMMQKKIDRSISLNEGIRLAKKYGQDSSYKFVNAVLDNYKS; translated from the coding sequence ATGCCTGAAAAAAAAATTTTTCCTTCTCCCTCCAAAAAAAGAGAATTAATTTTACAAGCCCTTTACCAGCAAGAAATAAGTGGTGATTCGAATACTGAAATTTTAAAACAGCTCAAAGAAAGAAATAAAAAGTTTAACTTATCGGAGCTTAATGAATTTTTAAAAGGAATTAAAAAAAATAAAAAAATAATAGATAAGGTAATCGAAACTAATTCAAGATTAAATTTCAAAGACATAGGACAAATAGAAATATCAATTTTAAGATCGATAATTTATGAGATGATGCAAAAAAAAATTGATCGATCAATCTCTTTAAACGAAGGAATTAGGTTAGCGAAAAAGTATGGACAGGACTCTAGTTATAAATTCGTAAACGCCGTTTTGGATAATTACAAAAGTTAA
- the ribH gene encoding 6,7-dimethyl-8-ribityllumazine synthase produces the protein MKKSIKLNLDNADFSNKKILVVQTKWNDEIIEPMVEDCLKVLNNHKVNFSTFTVPGAFEIPFMVSEKLESFDAAITLGAIIKGETPHFDIIAQSVSDQIINLGIKFKKPVIFGILTTNNGEQAIERAKTKGSELAESALYLLNEIDA, from the coding sequence ATGAAAAAAAGTATAAAACTAAATTTAGACAACGCAGATTTCTCGAATAAAAAAATATTGGTCGTACAAACTAAGTGGAACGATGAAATAATTGAGCCCATGGTTGAAGATTGTTTAAAGGTTCTAAACAACCATAAAGTAAATTTTTCAACTTTTACTGTACCAGGTGCTTTTGAAATCCCTTTCATGGTAAGTGAAAAATTAGAAAGTTTCGATGCCGCCATTACTCTTGGAGCAATAATTAAAGGTGAAACTCCTCACTTTGACATCATTGCTCAATCGGTAAGTGATCAAATAATAAATTTAGGGATTAAGTTCAAAAAGCCAGTTATTTTTGGCATCTTAACCACAAATAATGGAGAACAAGCAATTGAGAGGGCTAAAACAAAAGGATCAGAACTTGCCGAAAGCGCGCTTTATTTGTTAAATGAAATAGATGCCTGA
- the ribB gene encoding 3,4-dihydroxy-2-butanone-4-phosphate synthase: MGLNKTEELIADIKKGKMVLLMDDEDRENEGDIILAGEKVTSEKINFMAKNARGLICLALSEEKCKKLNLNQMVSDNKSGHGTGFTVSIEAATGISTGISAADRARTIKVASKANAKASEIVSPGHIFPVKAINGGVLSRAGHTEGSTDLCRLAGLNPAAVIVEVMNEDGTMARKKDLMDFSKKYDLKIGTIADLINYRIMNEKTVEKLSQKFVNTKHGKFTLISYKDAITDETHLVLKKGKILKSKPTLVRVQQTNYLHDMLQVEEYGSRWSLDEAMNKINKSGSGLIILIDGGKDKEEEIQDLKKSYKQSIPGGIDVRRIGAGSQILRDLGVEKITLMGSKTRYPSISGFGLEVVKYIQK; encoded by the coding sequence ATGGGATTGAATAAAACTGAAGAATTAATTGCCGATATAAAAAAAGGCAAAATGGTACTTCTTATGGACGACGAAGACAGAGAGAATGAAGGCGACATCATTTTAGCTGGTGAAAAAGTTACGTCTGAAAAAATAAATTTCATGGCAAAAAATGCCAGAGGTTTAATTTGCCTAGCGCTTAGTGAAGAAAAGTGTAAAAAATTAAATCTGAATCAAATGGTAAGTGATAATAAAAGTGGCCATGGCACAGGCTTCACTGTATCAATTGAAGCTGCCACAGGCATCAGCACAGGAATTTCTGCTGCGGATCGAGCGAGGACTATAAAGGTAGCGTCTAAAGCAAATGCAAAGGCTAGTGAAATAGTATCTCCAGGTCATATATTTCCAGTAAAGGCTATTAATGGAGGAGTTCTTTCCAGAGCGGGTCATACCGAAGGAAGCACTGATTTGTGCAGATTAGCAGGTTTGAATCCTGCTGCAGTCATCGTTGAAGTTATGAATGAAGATGGGACGATGGCACGAAAAAAAGATTTAATGGATTTTAGTAAAAAGTACGATTTAAAAATAGGAACTATTGCTGACTTGATTAACTACAGAATAATGAATGAAAAAACTGTAGAAAAACTCAGTCAAAAATTTGTCAACACAAAACATGGAAAGTTCACCCTAATTTCTTATAAAGACGCCATAACAGACGAAACTCACTTGGTTCTTAAGAAGGGAAAAATACTTAAATCAAAGCCAACTTTAGTTAGAGTGCAGCAAACAAATTATTTACACGACATGCTGCAAGTAGAGGAGTATGGATCAAGGTGGTCGCTTGATGAAGCAATGAACAAAATTAATAAGAGTGGCTCGGGTTTGATTATCTTAATTGATGGTGGAAAAGATAAAGAAGAGGAAATTCAAGACTTAAAAAAATCTTACAAACAATCTATTCCTGGAGGAATTGATGTAAGAAGAATTGGAGCGGGTTCACAAATTTTGCGAGACTTAGGCGTTGAAAAGATTACTCTTATGGGCTCCAAGACAAGGTATCCTTCAATTTCAGGATTTGGATTAGAAGTTGTGAAATATATTCAAAAATGA
- the ribD gene encoding bifunctional diaminohydroxyphosphoribosylaminopyrimidine deaminase/5-amino-6-(5-phosphoribosylamino)uracil reductase RibD, which translates to MTEKKFMSLAYDLAKRGQYTTKPGVNVGCVIVKKGKIIGQGWYEKYGGHHAEVNAINSVKRRYPKSYEDALSNSSIYVSLEPCSTYGKTPPCVDELKKYSFKEVVIGDKDKSQNGIKELKKAGLKVKELNLNDLKTNQGFLKKVNLKGPYIRAKIAMSKDGKISFKNNKNKWITSKASRKDAHHYRAISDLIVTGTGTLLKDDPSLNVRDRKITKHKSFKQPDKAVIGNSLKDLKNLKFFKDKVQKIVFASRKKNLPNINQLTNTEVKVLNKSGSKLNLVSFLNKIEKMGYKEILIEAGPKLLTSFIKADLIDEFIVYIAPKILSNTADSFFEGPSSLNPLKSKKYKIIESTKIGIDKKLIYRKKQKWD; encoded by the coding sequence ATGACTGAAAAAAAGTTCATGTCTTTAGCCTATGACTTGGCTAAACGTGGTCAATACACTACCAAGCCCGGAGTAAACGTTGGATGTGTAATAGTTAAAAAAGGCAAAATAATTGGTCAGGGTTGGTACGAAAAATATGGTGGCCATCATGCAGAAGTAAACGCCATTAACTCAGTTAAAAGAAGATATCCTAAATCTTATGAAGATGCTCTTTCCAATAGCTCCATTTATGTTTCATTGGAACCTTGCAGCACATATGGAAAAACACCGCCTTGTGTTGATGAGCTTAAAAAATACTCTTTTAAAGAGGTTGTCATTGGTGACAAGGATAAATCTCAAAATGGTATTAAAGAATTAAAAAAAGCAGGTCTAAAAGTTAAAGAATTAAATCTTAATGATTTAAAGACAAATCAAGGCTTCCTGAAGAAAGTTAACTTAAAAGGTCCTTATATTAGAGCGAAAATTGCTATGTCTAAAGATGGGAAAATCTCGTTTAAAAATAATAAAAATAAGTGGATTACTTCAAAAGCAAGTAGAAAGGACGCTCATCACTACAGAGCAATTTCTGACTTAATTGTTACCGGCACTGGTACTTTACTAAAGGACGATCCTTCGCTTAATGTGAGAGACCGAAAGATTACAAAGCACAAAAGTTTCAAACAGCCCGACAAGGCCGTGATTGGAAACTCGCTTAAAGATTTAAAAAATTTAAAATTTTTCAAAGATAAGGTTCAAAAAATTGTATTTGCTTCGCGTAAAAAAAATCTTCCCAATATAAATCAGCTAACAAATACTGAAGTGAAGGTTCTAAATAAATCAGGATCAAAATTAAATTTAGTTTCGTTCTTAAACAAGATTGAAAAAATGGGTTACAAAGAAATATTGATAGAAGCAGGACCAAAGCTTCTAACTTCATTTATCAAAGCAGATTTAATAGACGAGTTTATTGTTTACATTGCGCCAAAGATACTATCAAATACCGCTGATTCTTTTTTTGAAGGACCGTCTTCATTAAACCCTTTAAAATCAAAAAAATACAAAATCATTGAATCAACAAAAATTGGAATTGATAAAAAATTAATTTATAGAAAAAAACAAAAATGGGATTGA
- the nrdR gene encoding transcriptional regulator NrdR has translation MHCPFCTFEESKVIDSRLVADGNEIRRRRECLRCQERWTTYELAELVMPKIIKQDKSRVPFDETKLKEGIARSLEKRPVSQEEFLKLIEDIKKDIRSLGEREIPSKQIGETVMKFLRKIDEVAFVRFASVYRSFQDPLEFSEEVKKLSND, from the coding sequence ATGCATTGCCCATTTTGCACCTTTGAAGAAAGTAAGGTAATCGACTCACGGCTGGTAGCCGACGGCAATGAGATTCGTCGTCGCAGAGAATGTCTTCGCTGTCAGGAACGCTGGACCACATACGAATTGGCTGAACTAGTCATGCCAAAAATCATTAAACAAGACAAATCTAGAGTACCTTTTGACGAAACTAAACTAAAAGAAGGAATTGCTAGATCGCTTGAAAAAAGACCAGTCAGCCAAGAAGAGTTTTTAAAATTAATAGAGGATATTAAAAAAGACATCCGCTCGCTTGGAGAAAGAGAGATTCCTTCAAAACAAATTGGAGAAACGGTAATGAAATTTTTAAGGAAAATCGACGAAGTTGCATTCGTAAGGTTCGCCTCGGTTTATCGCAGCTTCCAAGACCCACTTGAATTTAGCGAGGAAGTTAAAAAACTTTCAAATGACTGA
- a CDS encoding serine hydroxymethyltransferase: protein MYGNNFTIESFDSELWEAFEGEKKRQEEHIELIASENYASPRILEAQGSILTNKYAEGYPGKRYYGGCEFVDVAEQLAIDRAKKLFKADFANVQPHSGASANAAVFLALLNAGDKILGMSLDHGGHLTHGSKVNFSGKIYESYSYGIDETGDIDYEEVQRLADEHKPKLIICGFSAFSGVLDFAKFREIADSIDAYLLADISHVSGLVAAGLYPSPVPYADVVTTTTHKTLIGPRGGLILAKENEELHKKLNSALFPGSQGGPLMHIIAAKAVCFKEAMEPEFLDYQKQILANAKKLSASLMERDIDIVSNGTSNHMFLVNLVKNNLTGKTLDAALGSAHITVNKNSVPNDPQSPFVTSGIRIGTPAVTRRGFKENEMDMIASWIADIINDVDSKKLIDQTKDEVRNLCTQFPVYSR from the coding sequence ATGTACGGAAACAATTTTACCATTGAAAGTTTCGATTCTGAGCTGTGGGAGGCTTTTGAAGGCGAAAAGAAAAGACAAGAAGAGCATATAGAGCTCATTGCCTCTGAAAACTACGCATCGCCTAGAATTTTAGAGGCTCAAGGTTCAATACTGACCAATAAGTATGCCGAAGGCTACCCAGGTAAAAGATATTATGGTGGCTGCGAATTTGTTGACGTCGCGGAACAACTTGCCATTGATCGAGCAAAAAAACTTTTCAAAGCAGATTTTGCTAACGTTCAACCGCATTCCGGTGCCAGCGCTAATGCAGCCGTATTTTTAGCTTTGCTTAATGCTGGAGACAAGATTCTTGGCATGAGTTTAGATCACGGAGGACATCTCACGCACGGTTCAAAAGTAAATTTTTCTGGAAAAATTTATGAATCTTATAGTTACGGCATCGATGAGACCGGTGATATTGATTACGAAGAAGTGCAACGTCTTGCAGACGAACACAAACCCAAATTAATAATCTGTGGTTTTTCTGCTTTTTCAGGGGTATTAGATTTTGCTAAATTTAGAGAAATCGCTGATTCAATTGACGCTTATTTACTAGCAGATATTTCGCACGTTTCTGGCTTAGTAGCAGCTGGACTTTATCCAAGTCCTGTTCCCTATGCCGATGTAGTAACTACAACAACTCACAAAACTTTAATTGGTCCCAGAGGCGGTCTAATCTTGGCCAAAGAAAATGAAGAGCTTCACAAAAAACTTAATTCGGCCCTTTTCCCAGGATCTCAAGGTGGTCCGTTAATGCATATAATTGCTGCCAAAGCAGTTTGCTTTAAAGAAGCAATGGAACCAGAATTTTTAGATTATCAAAAGCAAATTCTTGCAAACGCGAAGAAACTTAGTGCTTCTTTAATGGAGAGAGATATCGACATTGTTTCAAATGGAACTTCAAATCACATGTTTTTAGTGAACCTAGTTAAAAACAATCTAACTGGTAAAACTTTGGACGCTGCTCTAGGTTCTGCTCACATCACAGTAAATAAAAACTCAGTGCCCAATGATCCTCAGTCCCCTTTCGTGACTTCAGGAATAAGAATTGGAACTCCAGCAGTTACACGAAGAGGTTTTAAAGAAAATGAAATGGACATGATTGCCAGTTGGATCGCTGATATTATTAATGATGTAGATAGTAAAAAATTAATTGATCAGACCAAAGATGAAGTTAGGAATCTCTGTACTCAGTTCCCCGTATATTCAAGATAA
- the nth gene encoding endonuclease III, giving the protein MTKKERAIYIQKELDKLYPNPKPPLKFVNSYTLLIAVLLSAQCTDDRVNIVTKDLFKLARNPKDMLKLGEKRIYNIIKSCGLAPKKTKAILKTSKILCDKFNSRIPRDIETLETLAGVGHKTASVVVNQAFGHPSFAVDTHIHRLAQRWGLSKGKNVQETEKDLKLLFPEDSWGKLHLQIIFYGREFCSARECFGLECKICKAIYPRRRSKVITNKA; this is encoded by the coding sequence ATGACTAAAAAAGAGCGAGCAATCTACATTCAAAAAGAGCTAGACAAACTCTACCCAAATCCAAAGCCGCCCTTAAAATTTGTAAACAGTTATACTCTTTTAATTGCAGTTTTATTAAGCGCTCAATGCACCGATGACCGCGTAAATATCGTAACCAAAGATTTATTCAAATTGGCGAGAAATCCTAAAGACATGCTCAAACTGGGCGAAAAAAGAATTTACAATATTATTAAATCTTGCGGATTAGCACCGAAAAAAACTAAAGCTATCTTAAAAACTTCCAAAATTCTTTGCGATAAGTTTAATTCAAGGATTCCAAGAGATATTGAAACACTTGAAACTTTGGCTGGCGTTGGTCATAAAACCGCTTCGGTTGTTGTCAACCAAGCTTTTGGCCATCCAAGTTTTGCTGTCGATACCCATATTCATAGATTGGCTCAGAGATGGGGTCTTTCAAAGGGGAAAAATGTTCAAGAAACTGAAAAAGACTTGAAATTACTTTTTCCTGAAGACAGTTGGGGAAAGCTTCATTTACAAATAATTTTTTACGGTAGAGAATTCTGTTCGGCTAGGGAATGTTTTGGTTTGGAATGCAAGATTTGCAAAGCAATTTATCCAAGAAGAAGAAGTAAGGTTATAACCAATAAAGCATAG
- a CDS encoding TonB-dependent receptor plug domain-containing protein yields MLNTFAFAQTVEEVTVTAARKTQSVQDVAISVQALDGDDLREQHITTADDLAERLPGYGYSQAIGSTIATKVRGLLIPTIGAAQVAAVQYNINGHTQAATSLAEAGFLDLERLEVLEGPQGTLYGRNTTTGLVNAITNKPGAPEYLDLSFGPDGLTNFAGAYNFALSDAASARIAFKKYDKDGTIYNTVTANDVDSRDSYALRLTMDYELEDDSTFRVMYARNQINDSRQNLGAPACKRDEFFGCSPFPGNPYDNINKPVHPVGLVNNTFNTLMLIAPGIDTYAEAAASAIQSIDTIQKTRDPSQNINHEQGQMEYFRDLEVDDGALTLNLKATYQDTTQAMYSDNDHSHSIGSTGLIGNALIPQGSLAIASLPTVCYGTLTNVVRDESFECSFPNFHSEQYELNLVSDFDGRHNFVFGAYNFQSVSFNPYWIQTIGYLAMNDFGNHPMSGLFGGLLDGYGGQAFAKALGGTMASSPIQAGLASLGATPTTTQVATFLTTNAAPQIQLLCTAAAGENSTLSAKENNTCIKDMPAEAGGLINDQRTHRDTMSIFGEYYLDVSENLKLTFGVRYNDDRYWTQSMQGLSDGAYSGEGTAVAAACNAADYEACYQAGASVTTDKQEEDMYKFVTQYFYDQGQVYASYTTGNRPGGANPDTTKYAGSESTQIEIGTKNILLDGAMRLNLTAFSMEMENGQFSQIRQSSAYTELHDFTHEGVSLNVQAYVTPTTVVSLGALYLDSTMDTVAPTTENTYAVVALGGIIKQGSQSIDPHNPTQATSFTNLATNTALAAAYQQAGLSAAAASAAADGIDDACDAIFGAALCGQSTYSMDNKGNVLMNPQGLAFPICSGCSEFKEVGGNQVPFAAELESNVALTQLYSGFGGSGAVSLMYSFKDEHYSDWYNAEKHKVPAAEFWNLTASYSPDNADWYLNLWANNLRDKRQITSLQGTSNLQGQNIFTTFSEGMRAGLDFGYNF; encoded by the coding sequence ATGCTTAATACATTTGCGTTCGCGCAAACCGTTGAAGAAGTAACAGTTACTGCTGCAAGAAAAACTCAATCAGTACAAGATGTTGCAATTTCTGTTCAAGCACTGGATGGCGATGATCTAAGAGAGCAACACATCACAACTGCTGACGATTTAGCTGAAAGACTACCGGGTTATGGTTATTCCCAAGCAATTGGTTCAACAATCGCAACTAAAGTTAGAGGTCTTTTGATTCCTACTATTGGTGCAGCTCAGGTTGCTGCTGTTCAATACAATATAAATGGTCACACTCAGGCTGCTACAAGTTTAGCTGAAGCAGGATTTCTTGACTTGGAAAGACTTGAGGTCTTGGAAGGTCCTCAAGGAACTTTATATGGAAGAAACACTACAACCGGTCTTGTCAATGCCATCACAAATAAACCTGGAGCCCCTGAATATTTAGATTTGTCTTTTGGACCAGATGGACTTACAAATTTTGCTGGAGCCTATAACTTTGCTCTAAGTGATGCCGCGTCAGCAAGAATTGCATTTAAAAAATACGACAAAGACGGCACTATCTACAATACTGTAACTGCGAACGATGTTGATTCTAGAGACTCTTATGCCTTAAGACTTACAATGGATTACGAACTAGAAGACGATAGCACTTTTAGGGTTATGTATGCTAGAAATCAAATAAATGATTCGAGACAAAATCTAGGTGCTCCAGCTTGTAAAAGGGATGAGTTTTTTGGTTGCTCGCCATTTCCTGGGAATCCTTACGACAATATAAATAAACCCGTTCATCCAGTTGGACTAGTTAATAATACTTTCAACACTCTAATGTTGATTGCACCTGGTATTGACACTTACGCTGAAGCAGCGGCTTCAGCAATTCAAAGCATTGATACGATTCAAAAAACTCGTGATCCTTCGCAAAACATTAATCATGAGCAAGGTCAAATGGAATACTTTAGAGATCTGGAAGTCGATGATGGTGCTTTAACGTTAAATTTAAAAGCTACTTATCAAGACACAACACAAGCAATGTATAGCGATAATGATCACTCTCATTCAATTGGCAGTACTGGGTTAATAGGTAATGCTTTGATTCCTCAAGGCTCGCTTGCTATCGCTTCGCTTCCCACGGTTTGCTATGGAACACTTACCAACGTAGTAAGAGACGAATCTTTCGAATGTAGTTTTCCTAATTTTCACAGTGAACAATACGAATTAAATCTTGTTTCAGATTTTGACGGCAGACATAACTTTGTTTTTGGTGCCTACAACTTCCAGTCTGTTTCTTTCAACCCTTATTGGATTCAGACCATCGGTTACCTAGCGATGAATGACTTTGGAAATCACCCAATGTCAGGTTTATTTGGCGGTCTCCTTGACGGCTATGGCGGACAAGCTTTTGCAAAAGCGCTTGGCGGTACTATGGCTAGCTCTCCTATTCAAGCAGGACTAGCAAGTCTTGGAGCAACCCCAACGACGACGCAAGTGGCGACTTTCTTAACAACAAATGCTGCGCCTCAAATTCAGCTTTTGTGTACGGCAGCGGCAGGCGAAAATTCAACTCTTAGCGCGAAAGAAAACAACACATGTATCAAAGATATGCCTGCAGAAGCTGGCGGATTAATCAACGACCAAAGAACGCACCGTGATACGATGTCAATCTTTGGTGAATATTATTTAGACGTCTCAGAAAATCTCAAACTTACTTTTGGAGTAAGATACAACGACGACAGATATTGGACGCAATCCATGCAAGGTTTGTCAGATGGGGCTTATTCTGGAGAGGGCACAGCTGTCGCAGCTGCTTGTAACGCTGCAGACTACGAGGCTTGTTATCAAGCGGGAGCTTCAGTAACTACTGACAAACAAGAAGAAGACATGTACAAGTTTGTGACCCAGTACTTCTACGATCAAGGTCAAGTTTATGCCTCTTATACTACTGGTAATCGTCCAGGAGGAGCTAACCCTGATACAACTAAGTATGCAGGCTCGGAGTCAACTCAAATTGAAATTGGAACCAAAAATATTCTCCTCGATGGAGCCATGCGTTTGAATTTGACTGCGTTTTCTATGGAAATGGAAAACGGTCAGTTCTCTCAAATTCGACAAAGTTCCGCTTATACTGAACTTCATGACTTCACTCACGAAGGAGTGTCACTGAATGTTCAAGCTTATGTGACTCCTACTACAGTTGTATCTTTGGGAGCTTTATACCTTGACAGTACTATGGACACAGTGGCTCCAACAACTGAGAACACATACGCAGTAGTTGCTTTAGGAGGAATCATTAAACAAGGTTCTCAATCAATCGATCCACACAATCCAACTCAAGCGACAAGTTTTACTAACTTAGCTACTAACACCGCTTTAGCTGCTGCATATCAGCAAGCTGGACTTTCTGCTGCTGCTGCTTCAGCCGCTGCTGATGGTATTGACGATGCTTGTGATGCAATCTTTGGTGCGGCACTTTGTGGTCAGTCAACTTATTCGATGGATAACAAAGGCAATGTCTTAATGAATCCGCAAGGATTGGCTTTCCCTATATGTTCAGGTTGTAGTGAATTCAAAGAAGTTGGTGGCAACCAAGTACCATTTGCTGCTGAATTAGAGTCTAATGTTGCTTTGACCCAACTTTACTCAGGTTTTGGCGGTTCGGGAGCTGTATCTTTGATGTACTCTTTCAAAGATGAACATTACAGTGATTGGTATAATGCCGAAAAGCATAAGGTTCCTGCAGCAGAATTTTGGAACTTAACTGCTTCTTATTCTCCAGACAATGCTGATTGGTACCTTAATCTTTGGGCCAATAATCTTAGAGATAAAAGACAAATTACTTCTTTGCAAGGAACAAGTAACTTGCAAGGACAAAATATATTTACGACTTTCTCTGAAGGCATGCGAGCTGGATTAGATTTTGGTTACAATTTCTAA